CTGAGCTTCTCGGCGTTTGCCTCCTTGACCCGATCGGCGCCCATCCGCATCAAACGGATCGCGTCCCACGCCTCGCGCGCAGTCCTCTTGACGGCCAGCCCCGCCCTCATCTCCTGAGGCACAGCTCGGAGGAGCGCGGCCAGGGCTTTGCGGTCGGTAGGgaagtcgccgtcgccggactCGATGACGTCCCACAGCTCCGCCGCCTGGAGGTTCACCTTCATGACAAGTGACCAGTCGGTGTAGTCGTTGCGGCCGAGGACCGGGTAGACCACAGTTGAGGTCGACTTCTCGATGACGCGCTCGGTGACGGTGCCGGCTCGGTGGCGCGGacgtcgtggcggcggcgatggcgaacgGCGGCGGAAGCGGCGCGGTGGAGACGGCGTGTGGCCCGGCTGGAGATCCGGCGCGGAGCTGCGCGACATGTTCGGCGTCGGTGGGAACTTGGCTCTGATGCCAAATGTTGTAGTTCGCCGGGCGTCGGATCGCCGGCGACGAAAGCGGAGCAAGTACGAGAGAGAGAACGAGTGCGAGTGGTTTTTGGTGCTGCGGAAGTAGCAGCTTTTCTTGACTCTATTCAACAGTTTAAATAACATTACAAGGCTTGATCGCGACCACGATCTCCTACCGGCTCGTGCCATCCCACGAGCGAGATCCAGGCGGCGTCGTGCAACTACATGCAAGGAGAAAAGACCGGGCAACGCCCACGACTCGACGCGCCCATGCAAGGGCCCTTTATTCTCTAACGACTCGCTAACTGACTAACAGACCGTGCGATAGAGTATGCAACAGTGCAGCGCAAATCCATACCTAGCCTGTTTCCTTCGTTTTACCGATCATGCATTGGCATGGCCGTAATCTAGGTTGTGGAATATTAGTTTTGCTTCTGACTACTTATTTTGTGTAGGAAGTAGTTCCTCCAGTACTGGAGCCATTGCTGGTGGAGTGGCTGCTGGTGCGGCCTTGCTATTTGCTATTCCTGCAATTGGTTTTGCATATTGGCGGCGCAGGGAACCACAAGAGCACTTCTTTGATGTACCTGGTAAGCATTCAACAGCAGCAAGACAATTACTTGGGAACAACATTGAATCAATTTAATTGAGATTTTGAATGTGGCAGCTGAGGAAGATCCAGAGGTGCATCTTGGCCAGCTTAAAAGATTTTCACTACGAGAACTACAGGTTGCAACGGATGGCTTCAGCAATAAGAACATTCTTGGAAGAGGTGGATTTGGCAAAGTCTACAAAGGAAGGCTGGCAGATGGTTCATTAGTAGCTGTCAAGAGACTAAAGGAGGAGAGAACACCTGGTGGGGAACTGCAATTTCAAACAGAAGTTGAGATGATTAGTATGGCTGTACATAGAAACCTTTTGCGTCTTCGTGGATTCTGTATGACACCAACGGAAAGGTTGCTTGTGTATCCATACATGGCCAATGGAAGTGTTGCGTCTCGTTTAAGAGGTACTTTCTGCTATTTGCCCCAGTCgttagtcttttatttgtgTATCTTAGCTAGTTATACTTTGTTAAGAAAAATATGAACTGTAAGGCATTTGTTCTTTGGTTTACTTCTGTAGAACGGCCGGAATCAGAACCTCCACTAGATTGGCAAACACGAAGGAGGATTGCATTGGGTTCTGCCAGGGGCCTGTCCTATTTACATGATCATTGTGATCCGAAGATTATCCATCGTGATGTCAAAGCTGCGAATATTTTGTTAGATGAAGACTTTGAAGCTGTAGTGGGAGATTTTGGTTTGGCCAAACTAATGGATTACAAGGATACCCATGTAACTACGGCAGTTCGTGGAACAATTGGCCATATCGCGCCTGAATATCTTTCAACAGGAAAATCCTCTGAGAAAACTGATGTATTTGGTTACGGAATTATGCTTTTGGAGCTTATTACAGGACAACGTGCCTTTGATCTTGCTCGCCTTGCCAATGATGACGATGTCATGCTGCTTGATTGGGTAAGTTATCAATGCCATTTCTCCAGTTTAAATTGCAATGAAGATAACGATGCCGTTTTGCAGCTTGATGCTGTGCTGGGTTTAGATgctcactttttttttctgtacTATTATAATGGAAATTGTTAATCACCACATCAATAATAGATGGAGCTTCATTAGAGTCTAAAAAGAAGATATTGTTTCTGAATTGGTGCATGGTTTACAGCTAAACTAAACTTGTCATATGGTATGGTAGCATGTATCTGTAACATTCTTCTACTcccccgttccaaattataaaacCTGTTTGTTTGACCTTCTGGGCAGCTTTTCAGTGTGAAAAGCCAGAAGCTCAAACAAATGACTTCTTCTCGCGCTGGAAAGCCATAAGCTCAGTTTATATGTAAAGCTGAAAAGCTCAGTTTTTTGAGCTTCCTGTAGTTTTTTGAATCCAAAAAGTTAAAAGCATCATCTGAAAGCTATTATTGGCTTTTCAGAAGCAAAAAGCCAGCAGTAGCTTTTCAGAAAAGCTCCAAAAGCTGCAGCTCAAACAAACAGGCCTAagttgttttggcttttctagatacgtagtttttgctatgcacctagatatacaTTATGTGTAGATACATAGTAAAAATTATATATccagaaaagccaaaacgacctataatttctTATAGAGGGAGTATTTGTTAACATACCGCTGTAGCTAGTACTAGAGTTTATGTTTTATTGTTGTGATAAAACACCAGTTTTGACTGGCAGGCTAATAGAGAGTTAATGTGCTTTGTGCAGGTCAAGGGGTTGCTCAAGGAGAAGAGACTGGAGAGTCTGGTTGATGAAGATCTACAGCACAACTACATTGATGTTGAGGTGGAATCTCTGATCCAGGTCGCACTCCTCTGCACGCAGAGCTCCCCTATGGAGCGACCCAAGATGTCGGAGGTGGTGAGGATGCTCGAAGGCGACGGCCTTGCCGAGAGATGGGAGGAGTGGCAGAAGGTAGAAGTAGTACGGCAGGAGGTTGAGCTAGGCCCTCATCGAACTTCGGAGTGGATCCTTGACTCGACCGACAACCTCCACGCAGTCGAGCTGTCAGGGCCGAGGTGATCATGACCTGCCACTAATTCAAGTATTTTGTAAGGGTAATAGCGATGTGTATCAATCATCCTAGCCGAATCCCCATTTGTTCATACCAACCGCAACCAGTGGGTGAAGATATGGTCAGCCACGAGGTGCCCTTGACTGGTACTGCCTATGCATCGCCATAGACATCTTATTATCTTATAAGCTGTGGGCAGCAGAACTCCAGGAGCTAGTGTCATGTGCAGTTGCTGAACGCGCCAGAGCTCCTGTATTTGTAAACAAGGTAGGGTGAGGCGGTGAGCCGAGGTGCTTCGGCGGTCTTCTGGGTCTGTGATAAATTAATTGTACTGACAGTTACGTCTAACTATTCTGTATCAAATCAGATGTAAGTTTGGAACTGCAATCATTTTGTATCCCCCCTCCTTTACAAGGATCGGATGATGGATGATATAACCGTGCCTATCTTTGTAATCGGACTTGTTCTGGCTGGCGAGGTTAACCTGAAATGTTAGCACTGATTGTTGCAGTAATCTCCAGAGCTAATTGAGAGATGGAAAAGCAGATTCTATATCGTGATAGAATTGCAAGCACTTCACCAGTAAACTGGTGAACTGTAGAGGCCCGGATGAAACTGTACATATGAGATTTCTTGTattcctttttggtgctcagAAATTAGGCTATGAACACATGGACAAACAATACTTTCTCCTTCTCTTAATTGTTGTTTTCTCCTCTTATCTCAACAAAATGTCATAAAACTCGTGCACACAGCCCTCACAGGAATGTTGCAAGATCAATGCAACCCTCACTGGCAGGCTTCAGATCTCAGTGGAGCCAATCCAAGCATGAACGATCGAATTGGACCGTTCGTCATCTATGCAGTCCTCAATTGTACGGACGAGATCTCCCGTCTCCAAAACCCCATAGGTGCCATAGCAGGCGCCTCTTAGAGAAACTCCATCAAAttgattttttccttttcttttttcactTTTTAGCTCCAACGGATTGATTTtctcttttcccattttccctttcttcttaatttcgctcctctctctcctttttaaAGGGAATTCCACCTTCTCCCTTTCTATCCATTCTTTCCTAGCCACAAGATCCACGTCCACGAGAAAATCCTAGCCACTCATGAATTAAAAGGGAAATGAAataaatcaatctgttggagcacATCTCCCCAATAAGCTAAAATTGTGATGGGTATTTCCCTATAAGATGAGAAATGGGAAACGGAAAAATCAATctgagcaactccaacagtttgatttttcccttttccctttctCATCTTATAAGGTAATCCCCCATCACAATTTTAATTTATTGGGGAGATGTACTCCAACAGATTGACAGCCTGTTCGGCTGCACTGATCAGCCATGGCTGATTTACTGTAGCTAGCTGGGGCTACAGTAATTTGTCTCGTAGAAGCAACCAGCACCGGCGGctgggctggctggagctggcCAGCCCAGCGGGCctgatttttctctttcttttttaattCATGAGTGGCTAGGATCTTCTCATGCATATGGATCGTGTGGCTAGGAAAGAATGGATATAaagggagaaggaaaagaagaatgTGGAATTCCCCTTTaaaaaggagagaggggagggaaatagaggggaaaagaggaaaaaagaaaatcaaTTTATTGGAACTAAATTTTTTctcctaattttttttatggctgaaaagtggaaaagagaaaggagaaaaTCAATTTGTTGCACTTgctcccccaccgccgccgggccgccggccgTCTCCCGGCCCAGCCACAGCCCTTCAGCCAGTGAGCCgaccgtcccgccgccgccgccgccgcctcatgctcctcctccccggcctcctccgccgcgcgcgcgcacctcCCCGCCTCCCGCCCCGCCGGCACCTCTCCCGCCTCCTCGATCGGTACGGTTtcgttgccccccccccccccccggcctccCTGACTCCGTCCCCGCGAgagccgccccgcgccgccgcggccgactCCGCCGCCGCGAAGAAGCGCCGCGCCAAGAAGCCCCCCTACCGCCCGCCGTCCTTGCTGGACCGCGgtggccgcccgcccgcgcgctcgGACCTCCCCTTCGACTTCCGCTTCAGCTACACCGAGAGCACCCCGGCCTCCAAGCCTATCGGGCTCCGCGAGCCCAAGTACTCCCCCTTCGGGCCCGGGCGGCTCGACCGGCCCTGGACGGGCCTCTGCGCGCCCGCCGTCGACGCCACGCTCCGCGACGTCGCGGCCGAGGACCCCCTCCCCGACGCCGAGAAGGGCCTGGAGGAGGCGCgccggcgggagcgggagcgcgtGCTGGGAGAGCCGCTCACCCCCGCGGAGCGCGCCTTCTTGGTCGAGAAGTGCCAGAAGAACCGCACCAAGCGCCAGATCAACCTTGGTAGGATTTGGTGATTGTTACGCTGAGCAACAGCGGCAGCGAATCTGccaatgggggggggggggggggggggggtacgtTTCAAACTATCGTGATGAATTGAGATCCTTCATTGGTTGATTTGTTGTAGGGAGAGATGGGCTTACTCACAACATGCTAAATGACGTTCACAACAACTGGAAGAGCTGCGAGGCCATCAGGGTGAAATGCCTTGGTGTGCCGACGGTTGATATGCAAAATGTGTGTCATCAGCTTGAGGTAGCTACATGTCTCTAGTCTCCCAAGAAAACATAGCACTCAAACTTTCAGTTGCAACGACTATATGAAGTGTATTTACAAACATTTTAGGAGTTTCTTGTTCTATGTCACTTGTCACAACATTTGAATTTTCTAGCAGAAGCATGACTATGGCTACTTCTTGTCCAGGATAAAACTGGTGGCCTGATCATCCACAGGCATGGTGGCCAGTTGATACTGTACAGGGGTAGGCATTATAATCCAAAGAAAAGACCTGTTATTCCATTGATGCTATGGAAACCTGCTGAACCTATCTACCCAAGGCTAATCAGAACAACGATAGAAGGGTTGACAGTTGAGGAAACAAAGCAAATGAGGAAGAAGGGCCTACATGTTCCTGTTTTGACGAAGCTTGGTAGTTTTGCACCCCCTTCTCCGCTTAGATATACAGGTCGTAAtaattggatgactaaacagcTCTTATTTCACAGCCAAGAATGGATATTATGCTAGTCTCGTGCCAATGGTCCGGGATGCCTTTTTGACCGATGAACTGGTCCGAATAGATTGTAAAGGATTGCCAAAAAGTGATTATAGGAAGATTGGAGTCAAGCTCAGGGTGAGTTTAGCATatgtttttttaattaaaattcTGTATGTGATTTGAAGATGATATATAATATAGTATACTTGCCACTCTCTTGTTTCTGTGCAGGATCTTGTTCCCTGCATTCTTGTTTCTTTTGACAAGGAGCAAATTTTGTATGGAGGGGAAAGGAACACGGAAGCCTACAAGATCAAACACAGAAGTCATTTCCTTCAGTTATTGACTCAGATGGTGCAACAGTGAAGATCGAGGTTCGTGACCAGGAACAAACACCAAGTGATTGGTCTTCTGATGAATCTTCTGGGATCAGTAGCTCTGATGAAGTCCCAGATGACAAACCGAGAGTTGCATGCCATCAGAATATAAAAGCTCGTGTATTCTCCATCCTTGATGGTTGTATTCTGTCACCCATAGCCATGGCAATTTCTAAGCCTTTTGTAATTATCTGCCAGTATTTTGTGCAGTGTATTTTTTTTCCCTGTCCACAGATTGGCAAAAGTCGTATTGGATAGATGGA
The Panicum virgatum strain AP13 chromosome 6N, P.virgatum_v5, whole genome shotgun sequence genome window above contains:
- the LOC120677706 gene encoding LRR receptor kinase BAK1-like, which encodes MAAAARARRRWAVWALLLLQLLLHPGARVLANTEGDALHSLRTNLNDPNNVLQSWDPTLVNPCTWFHVTCNNDNSVIRVDLGNAALSGTLVPQLGQLKNLQYLELYSNNISGTIPSELGNLTNLVSLDLYLNNFTGPIPVSLGNLLKLRFLRLNNNSLLGPIPKSLTAITALQVLDLSNNNLSGEVPSTGSFSLFTPISFANNPNLCGPGTTKPCPGAPPFSPPPPYNPPTPVQPGSSSSSTGAIAGGVAAGAALLFAIPAIGFAYWRRREPQEHFFDVPAEEDPEVHLGQLKRFSLRELQVATDGFSNKNILGRGGFGKVYKGRLADGSLVAVKRLKEERTPGGELQFQTEVEMISMAVHRNLLRLRGFCMTPTERLLVYPYMANGSVASRLRERPESEPPLDWQTRRRIALGSARGLSYLHDHCDPKIIHRDVKAANILLDEDFEAVVGDFGLAKLMDYKDTHVTTAVRGTIGHIAPEYLSTGKSSEKTDVFGYGIMLLELITGQRAFDLARLANDDDVMLLDWVKGLLKEKRLESLVDEDLQHNYIDVEVESLIQVALLCTQSSPMERPKMSEVVRMLEGDGLAERWEEWQKVEVVRQEVELGPHRTSEWILDSTDNLHAVELSGPR